A single window of Streptomyces sudanensis DNA harbors:
- a CDS encoding non-ribosomal peptide synthetase yields the protein MSQSVVEDVLPLSPLQEGLLFHALFDRKKHSPYLAQFAVDLDGPVDTALLRTAAETVMRRHATLRSGFRYRKSGEPIRVVRRDVPLEWREIGLGREEDARRRFAELTEQDWAQGIDVGGPSLIRFTLVGHTARRHRLLVTAHHLLLDGWSFALLFQELFALYSRGGGTAGLAPVRPYRDYLAWLAGQDRAGAERHWATALEGITEPTFVAPADSRTGPPPKEVEVLLPAETTALLTARARQNHVLLNTVCQGVWAVLVGSLTGRDDVVFGSTVSGRPAELTGADSMIGMLINTVPVRVRLDRAASVSALFEQIQSGRSAALDHDHLGLVEIQRLTGCPTALFDTNVVFDNFPMHDYRVDSPDGELQVDVTFRDSAHYPLTLAVEPGERLALRLHYRPDLFTDAEAADLAERLRLLLEQVAADPDRPLSALTVLSPDQRDRVVRKWNDTAVELPEVTLAELWSQQVRRTPHATALVAPDERLSYAELDARVDRLASRLVHGGAGPDRVVAVALPRSVDLVVAILAVVRAGAAYLPVDLEHPAGRIAAMIEDAGPVLVLTDSKSADALPASPPRLLLDEPVASAPARPVRRHPAHCAYVIFTSGSTGRPKGVMVPHAAIVNRLLWMQRQYRLTGADRVLQKTPAGFDVSVWEFFWPLISGATLVLAKPGGHRDPGYLAELIRRESVTVTHFVPSMLQAFLREPGAADCTGLRRIICSGEALPAETQRELFATLGSTELHNLYGPTEAAVDVTHWRCRRDDGGNSVPIGRPLANVSAFVLDGALRPVPPGVVGELYLSGIQLARGYAGRPALTAERFVACPFSAGERMYRSGDLVRWTAGGELEFVGRADAQVKIRGFRVEPGEIEAALAGHPEVAQAAVVVREDRPGDRRPVAYAVPRSSGLTGRELRRFVSGILPDYMVPAAVVLVETMPTTLNGKLDRAALPEPDRTASAVREPRSPREEILCELFAEVLGVPRVGTDDDFFDLGGHSLLALRLLSRIRSVLGEGFEIRDLFAEPTVAGLARLTGTARPAPTARAGSEPVPLSPAQRRLWFLNRMEHGEGTYNVPVAVRLTGTVDGDALARALADVTERHESLRTVFPEDGGEPRPVLLDPAPGIEVVEVAPPDLAGAMAERARHRFDLTEDAPLRATLFLLGPEQQVLLLVVQHIAADGWSLRPLLRDLALAYTARCGGTAPDWPPQPVRYADYTLWQRELLGDAEDPTSLMSRQLEYWRTRLAGLPAELTLPADRPRPAVAAHSGGIVPVHWGPDLHGRLLELARSTGCTLFMAVQAGFAALLTRMGAGTDIPFGTPVAGRSDSAFDDLVGFFVNTLVLRTDTAGDPGFTELLRRVRDTDLEAFAHQDVPFERVVEDLRPERSLSRSPLFQVMVQVQHAEDTTLGFAGLHGERIPVDWDVAKFDLSLELVDERDARGAPAGLTGYLEYAEELFDRTTAEQLVTRLRRLLEQVLAAPERPIGAVDVLSDEERRLLLPGRPAPAPRAVFLPDAFREQAARTPDATALVFEDTAMTYAELDASATRLAHRLVGRGAGPEHVVAVALPRSAALVVALLAVLKSGAAFLFVDPAYPARRIAYLLEDSAPALVVTDRATAASLPVCEPVFVDGPVLDDEAPGELRTAVAADHPAYVVYTSGSTGRPKGVTVTHGGLANLLAFYRAEVIATAERTRGPRRCRMALTASLSFDTSVVGLLWQAAGHELHLIGDDTRRDPAAMARYMDRRGIDALDVMPSYAEELIRQGMLDPAGTPPAVVMTGAETVGEKLWARIRETEGTTVYNIYGQTETTVDSLFWTSDESDRPLIGRPIAGVDVFVLDPGLRPVPPRVVGELYVAGAQLARGYVNRPGLTAERFVANPFGPGRRMYRTGDLVRWTGDGALEFLGRADDQVKIRGFRVELGEVEAVLARHEDVAYAVAVLRDDHPGDKRLVAYVLVRDTETDVRRLREFARQNLPDYMVPAAIVVIDELPLTPNGKVDSAALPKPAYPAGTRRAPRDPREELLCGLFAEVLGRDAVGIDDGFFDLGGHSLLAVRLSSRARSVLGVELPTRLLFGTPTVAGLAERLDDMLPARPALRPGGRPDVLPLSHAQQRLWFLNQWEETGTAYNLPVALGLSGPLDVEALEQALSDVTDRHESLRTVFVERGDRPVQSVLAPEEARPALVRREVSEAEVKAAVRAAADHRFDLAARPPVIAHLLTTGRDDHLLLLVFHHIVCDGWSLGPLLRDLSTAYAARTRREAPRWDDLPAQYADYVLWQRELLGGEDDRDSVLSRQLDHWRTRLAGLPVELALPTDRPRPETGDRAGGSADIAWGPELHRSLLAVAREHDCTLFMVLQAGCAALLSRLGAGTDIPIGTPVAGRSDSALDDLVGFFVNTLVLRTDVSGNPSFAELLRRVRATDLAAYEHQDVPFERLVEAVNPPRSPGRHPLFQVMVQLQHATATPEFPGLRAAERPVPSTTAKFDLVVDVEERLDQDGAPAGLAGTLTYPTALFDASTGERLADGLRRLLTQVAEDPERPVADLDVPPVQDRRPRHATAGPTPQDAAPAATGPRTAHEEVLAELFAAVLGRDSVGVDDSFFVLGGHSLLAMRLISRVRSALGLELPVREFFRAPTVAGVAAYLANARPARPALRPATPR from the coding sequence ATGAGTCAGTCGGTAGTCGAGGACGTCCTTCCCCTGTCGCCCCTCCAGGAAGGACTCCTCTTCCACGCGCTGTTCGACCGGAAGAAGCACAGCCCCTACCTCGCGCAGTTCGCGGTGGACCTCGACGGGCCGGTGGACACCGCGCTCCTGAGGACGGCCGCGGAGACCGTGATGCGGCGCCACGCCACACTGCGGTCCGGGTTCCGGTACCGGAAGTCGGGTGAACCGATACGGGTGGTCCGCCGCGACGTCCCGCTGGAGTGGCGGGAGATCGGACTGGGGCGGGAAGAGGACGCGCGGCGGCGGTTCGCCGAACTGACCGAGCAGGACTGGGCACAGGGCATCGACGTCGGCGGGCCGTCGTTGATCCGGTTCACTCTCGTCGGGCACACCGCCCGCCGCCACCGGCTCCTCGTCACCGCCCACCACCTCCTGCTGGACGGGTGGTCCTTCGCCCTGCTGTTCCAGGAGCTGTTCGCGCTGTACTCCCGGGGAGGCGGCACCGCCGGCCTGGCACCGGTGCGTCCCTACCGGGACTACCTGGCGTGGCTGGCGGGGCAGGACCGGGCCGGCGCGGAGCGGCACTGGGCGACGGCCCTGGAGGGGATCACCGAACCCACCTTCGTCGCGCCCGCCGACTCCCGGACCGGGCCGCCGCCCAAGGAGGTGGAGGTGCTGCTGCCGGCGGAGACGACGGCGCTGCTGACCGCGCGCGCCCGGCAGAACCACGTCCTGCTCAACACGGTGTGCCAGGGGGTGTGGGCCGTCCTGGTCGGCTCGCTCACCGGGCGCGACGACGTCGTGTTCGGCTCGACGGTCAGCGGCCGCCCGGCGGAGCTGACCGGCGCGGACTCGATGATCGGGATGCTCATCAACACGGTCCCGGTGCGGGTGCGGCTGGACCGTGCGGCCTCGGTGAGCGCACTGTTCGAACAGATCCAGTCGGGACGCTCCGCGGCGCTCGACCACGACCACCTCGGCCTGGTGGAGATCCAGCGCCTCACCGGCTGCCCCACCGCGCTGTTCGACACCAACGTGGTCTTCGACAACTTCCCGATGCACGACTACAGGGTCGACTCGCCCGACGGCGAGCTCCAGGTGGACGTCACGTTCCGCGACAGCGCGCACTACCCGCTGACCCTCGCCGTCGAGCCGGGCGAGCGGCTCGCCCTGCGCCTGCACTACCGCCCGGACCTGTTCACCGACGCCGAGGCGGCCGACCTCGCCGAACGGCTGAGGCTGCTGCTGGAGCAGGTGGCCGCCGACCCGGACCGGCCGCTCTCCGCGCTGACCGTGCTGTCACCCGACCAGCGCGACCGGGTCGTACGGAAGTGGAACGACACCGCCGTCGAACTGCCCGAGGTGACGCTTGCCGAGCTGTGGTCGCAGCAGGTCCGGCGCACGCCGCACGCGACGGCCCTGGTAGCCCCCGACGAACGGCTGAGCTACGCCGAGCTGGACGCGCGAGTGGACCGGCTGGCGTCGCGGCTCGTTCACGGGGGCGCGGGCCCGGACCGGGTCGTGGCCGTGGCACTGCCCCGTTCGGTGGATCTCGTGGTCGCGATCCTCGCCGTGGTCAGGGCGGGCGCCGCCTACCTGCCGGTGGACCTGGAGCACCCCGCCGGGCGGATCGCCGCGATGATCGAGGATGCCGGCCCGGTCCTCGTACTGACCGACTCGAAGAGCGCCGACGCCCTTCCCGCCTCCCCGCCGAGGCTGCTGCTCGACGAGCCGGTCGCGTCCGCCCCCGCCCGGCCGGTACGCCGGCATCCGGCGCACTGCGCCTACGTCATCTTCACCTCCGGATCCACCGGACGGCCCAAGGGCGTCATGGTCCCGCACGCGGCCATCGTCAACCGCCTGCTGTGGATGCAGCGGCAGTACCGGCTCACCGGCGCCGACAGGGTGCTGCAGAAGACCCCGGCCGGCTTCGACGTGTCGGTCTGGGAGTTCTTCTGGCCGCTGATCTCCGGCGCGACCCTGGTACTGGCGAAGCCCGGCGGACACCGCGACCCCGGCTACCTCGCCGAGCTGATCCGGCGGGAGTCGGTGACCGTCACGCACTTCGTGCCCTCGATGCTGCAGGCGTTCCTCCGGGAGCCCGGTGCGGCCGACTGCACGGGCCTGCGCCGGATCATCTGCAGCGGCGAGGCCCTGCCCGCGGAGACGCAACGCGAACTGTTCGCCACGCTCGGCTCCACCGAGCTGCACAACCTCTACGGGCCGACCGAAGCCGCCGTCGACGTGACCCACTGGCGGTGCCGCCGGGACGACGGGGGAAACTCGGTGCCGATCGGCCGACCGCTGGCCAACGTGTCGGCGTTCGTACTGGACGGTGCGCTGCGACCGGTGCCGCCGGGAGTGGTGGGCGAGCTGTACCTGAGCGGGATCCAGCTCGCCAGGGGGTACGCCGGGCGCCCCGCGCTGACCGCCGAGAGGTTCGTGGCCTGCCCCTTCTCGGCGGGGGAGCGGATGTACCGGTCCGGTGACCTGGTCCGGTGGACCGCCGGCGGCGAGCTGGAGTTCGTCGGCCGCGCGGACGCGCAGGTGAAGATCCGGGGCTTCCGCGTGGAGCCCGGCGAGATCGAGGCCGCGCTGGCCGGCCATCCCGAGGTGGCGCAGGCCGCGGTCGTCGTCCGGGAGGACCGGCCGGGCGACCGGCGCCCGGTCGCGTATGCCGTGCCCCGGTCCTCCGGCCTCACCGGCAGGGAGCTTCGCCGGTTCGTGTCGGGCATCCTGCCCGACTACATGGTCCCCGCCGCCGTGGTCCTGGTCGAGACCATGCCGACGACACTGAACGGGAAACTCGACCGTGCCGCGCTGCCGGAGCCGGACCGGACCGCGAGCGCCGTGCGGGAGCCGCGCAGTCCGCGCGAGGAGATCCTGTGCGAACTCTTCGCGGAAGTACTGGGAGTGCCCCGCGTGGGGACCGACGACGACTTCTTCGACCTGGGAGGGCACTCCCTCCTGGCCCTCCGGCTGCTCTCCCGGATCCGGTCGGTCCTGGGGGAGGGGTTCGAGATCCGGGACCTGTTCGCCGAACCCACGGTGGCCGGACTGGCCCGGCTGACCGGGACCGCGCGTCCGGCGCCGACCGCCCGCGCGGGGTCGGAGCCCGTGCCCCTGTCGCCCGCCCAGCGACGGCTGTGGTTCCTGAACCGGATGGAGCACGGCGAAGGGACGTACAACGTGCCCGTCGCGGTCCGCCTCACCGGGACGGTGGACGGGGACGCCCTGGCACGGGCGCTCGCGGACGTGACGGAACGGCACGAGAGCCTGCGCACGGTCTTCCCCGAGGACGGCGGCGAACCGCGCCCGGTGCTCCTGGACCCGGCCCCCGGGATCGAGGTCGTCGAGGTGGCGCCGCCCGACCTCGCCGGCGCCATGGCGGAACGGGCCCGCCACCGGTTCGACCTCACCGAGGACGCCCCCCTCCGGGCCACGCTGTTCCTGCTCGGCCCCGAGCAGCAGGTACTGCTACTGGTCGTCCAGCACATCGCGGCCGACGGGTGGTCCCTGCGTCCCCTGCTCAGGGACCTCGCCCTGGCCTACACCGCCCGGTGCGGGGGGACCGCACCGGACTGGCCGCCGCAGCCGGTGCGCTACGCCGACTACACGCTGTGGCAGCGGGAACTGCTCGGCGACGCCGAGGACCCGACGAGCCTGATGAGCCGCCAGCTGGAGTACTGGCGCACCCGGCTGGCCGGCCTGCCCGCGGAGCTGACGCTGCCGGCGGACCGGCCGCGCCCCGCGGTGGCGGCACACTCCGGAGGGATCGTCCCCGTCCACTGGGGGCCGGATCTGCACGGCAGGCTGCTCGAACTCGCCAGGTCCACCGGCTGCACGCTGTTCATGGCGGTGCAGGCGGGCTTCGCGGCGCTCCTGACCCGTATGGGCGCGGGCACCGACATCCCCTTCGGCACCCCGGTGGCGGGCCGGTCGGACAGCGCGTTCGACGACCTGGTCGGGTTCTTCGTCAACACCCTGGTGCTGCGTACCGACACCGCGGGCGACCCCGGGTTCACCGAACTGCTGCGGCGGGTCCGGGACACCGACCTGGAGGCGTTCGCCCACCAGGACGTCCCGTTCGAGCGCGTCGTCGAGGACCTGCGGCCCGAGCGGTCGCTGTCCCGGAGCCCCCTGTTCCAGGTCATGGTCCAGGTGCAGCACGCCGAGGACACCACCCTGGGCTTCGCCGGACTGCACGGCGAGCGGATCCCGGTGGACTGGGACGTCGCGAAGTTCGACCTCAGTCTTGAGCTGGTGGACGAACGCGACGCCCGAGGCGCGCCGGCCGGACTGACCGGCTACCTCGAGTACGCCGAGGAGCTGTTCGACCGGACCACCGCCGAACAGCTCGTGACGCGCCTGCGGCGCCTGCTGGAACAGGTGCTCGCCGCCCCGGAACGACCGATCGGCGCCGTCGACGTGCTCTCGGACGAGGAACGGCGGCTCCTCCTCCCCGGGCGCCCCGCGCCCGCACCGCGGGCCGTGTTCCTGCCCGACGCGTTCCGGGAGCAGGCCGCCCGCACCCCGGACGCGACGGCGCTGGTCTTCGAGGACACCGCGATGACCTACGCCGAACTCGACGCGTCCGCCACCCGGCTCGCCCACCGCCTCGTGGGCCGGGGCGCGGGCCCGGAACACGTGGTGGCGGTGGCTCTGCCCCGGTCCGCGGCCCTGGTGGTCGCCCTCCTGGCCGTACTGAAGTCGGGCGCCGCGTTCCTGTTCGTCGACCCGGCCTACCCGGCCCGGCGGATCGCCTACCTGCTCGAGGACTCCGCCCCCGCCCTGGTCGTCACCGACAGGGCGACCGCCGCGTCGCTGCCCGTGTGCGAACCGGTGTTCGTCGACGGCCCCGTCCTCGACGACGAGGCGCCGGGCGAACTCCGGACCGCCGTCGCCGCGGACCATCCGGCATACGTCGTGTACACCTCCGGATCGACCGGCCGGCCCAAGGGCGTGACGGTGACCCACGGCGGGCTGGCCAACCTGCTGGCCTTCTACCGCGCGGAGGTCATCGCCACCGCCGAGCGGACACGCGGCCCGCGCCGCTGCCGGATGGCACTGACGGCGTCCCTCTCCTTCGACACCTCGGTCGTCGGCCTGCTGTGGCAGGCCGCCGGCCACGAACTCCACCTGATCGGCGACGACACCCGCCGCGACCCGGCCGCCATGGCCCGGTACATGGACCGGCGCGGCATCGACGCCCTCGACGTGATGCCCAGCTACGCCGAGGAACTGATCCGGCAGGGGATGCTCGATCCGGCCGGAACGCCGCCCGCGGTGGTGATGACCGGCGCGGAGACCGTGGGCGAGAAGCTGTGGGCACGGATCCGGGAGACCGAGGGCACCACCGTCTACAACATCTACGGACAGACCGAGACCACGGTGGACAGCCTCTTTTGGACATCGGACGAGAGCGACCGGCCCCTGATCGGCCGTCCGATCGCCGGGGTGGACGTGTTCGTGCTCGACCCGGGACTGCGGCCCGTCCCGCCGCGGGTGGTCGGCGAACTGTACGTCGCGGGCGCCCAGCTGGCCCGGGGCTACGTGAACCGCCCCGGCCTGACCGCGGAACGGTTCGTGGCGAACCCGTTCGGCCCGGGCCGGCGCATGTACCGCACGGGCGACCTGGTCCGGTGGACCGGCGACGGCGCGCTGGAGTTCCTCGGCCGGGCCGACGACCAGGTGAAGATCCGCGGCTTCCGGGTCGAACTCGGCGAGGTCGAGGCGGTACTGGCCCGCCACGAGGACGTCGCGTACGCGGTGGCGGTCCTGCGCGACGACCACCCCGGCGACAAACGCCTCGTCGCATACGTGCTCGTGCGGGACACGGAGACCGACGTGCGGCGGCTGCGCGAGTTCGCACGGCAGAATCTGCCGGACTACATGGTGCCCGCCGCGATCGTGGTGATCGACGAACTGCCGCTGACACCGAACGGGAAGGTGGACAGTGCCGCGCTGCCGAAACCGGCGTATCCCGCCGGCACCCGGCGCGCGCCGCGCGATCCGCGCGAGGAGCTCCTGTGCGGACTGTTCGCGGAAGTGCTCGGCCGCGACGCGGTGGGCATCGACGACGGCTTCTTCGACCTCGGCGGCCACTCCCTGCTGGCCGTGCGGCTGAGCAGCAGGGCGCGCTCCGTCCTCGGCGTGGAACTGCCGACCCGCCTGCTGTTCGGCACCCCCACCGTGGCCGGGCTGGCGGAGCGCCTCGACGACATGCTCCCCGCCAGGCCGGCCCTCCGGCCGGGGGGACGCCCGGACGTGCTGCCGCTGTCCCACGCCCAGCAGCGGCTGTGGTTCCTGAACCAGTGGGAGGAGACGGGCACCGCCTACAACCTCCCCGTCGCCCTCGGCCTGTCCGGGCCGCTGGACGTGGAGGCCCTCGAACAGGCGCTGTCCGACGTCACGGACAGGCACGAGAGCCTGCGGACGGTCTTCGTCGAACGGGGCGACCGGCCGGTGCAGTCGGTGCTCGCACCGGAGGAGGCCCGGCCGGCACTGGTGCGCCGGGAGGTGTCCGAGGCCGAGGTCAAAGCGGCGGTGCGCGCGGCCGCGGACCACCGGTTCGACCTGGCCGCACGGCCCCCCGTGATCGCCCACCTGCTCACCACGGGCCGGGACGACCATCTGCTGCTGCTGGTGTTCCACCACATCGTCTGCGACGGCTGGTCGCTCGGACCGCTCCTGCGCGACCTCTCCACCGCCTATGCCGCCCGCACGCGGCGCGAGGCCCCCCGGTGGGACGACCTGCCGGCACAGTACGCCGACTACGTGCTGTGGCAGCGGGAACTGCTCGGCGGCGAGGACGACCGGGACAGTGTGCTCTCCCGCCAGCTGGACCACTGGCGCACCCGACTGGCCGGCCTGCCGGTGGAGCTGGCCCTGCCGACGGACCGGCCCCGGCCCGAGACCGGCGACCGGGCCGGCGGGTCGGCGGACATCGCGTGGGGACCGGAACTCCACCGGAGCCTGCTCGCCGTCGCCAGGGAGCACGACTGCACGTTGTTCATGGTCCTCCAAGCCGGATGCGCCGCCCTGCTCAGCAGGCTGGGCGCGGGGACGGACATCCCGATCGGTACCCCGGTGGCCGGCCGGTCGGACAGCGCGCTCGACGACCTGGTCGGGTTCTTCGTCAACACGCTGGTCCTGCGGACCGATGTCTCGGGGAACCCGAGCTTCGCGGAGCTGCTCCGCCGCGTCCGGGCCACCGACCTCGCGGCCTACGAGCACCAGGACGTCCCGTTCGAGCGGCTGGTCGAAGCGGTGAACCCGCCGCGCTCACCCGGCCGTCACCCGCTCTTCCAGGTCATGGTCCAGCTCCAGCACGCGACCGCCACCCCCGAGTTCCCCGGCCTGCGGGCGGCCGAGCGGCCGGTCCCGTCGACCACCGCGAAGTTCGACCTGGTCGTCGACGTGGAGGAGCGGCTCGACCAGGACGGAGCACCGGCGGGGCTGGCCGGCACCCTGACGTACCCGACCGCGCTGTTCGACGCCTCGACGGGGGAGCGGCTCGCGGACGGCCTGCGCCGGCTGCTCACGCAGGTCGCCGAGGACCCGGAGCGGCCGGTCGCCGACCTCGACGTGCCACCCGTCCAGGACCGGCGGCCCCGTCACGCCACCGCAGGGCCGACCCCGCAGGACGCGGCACCGGCCGCCACCGGCCCGCGCACGGCGCACGAGGAGGTGCTCGCCGAGCTGTTCGCCGCGGTGCTCGGCCGGGACTCGGTCGGCGTCGACGACAGCTTCTTCGTCCTGGGCGGGCATTCGCTGCTGGCGATGCGGCTGATCTCCCGGGTGCGTTCGGCCCTGGGGCTGGAACTGCCGGTCCGCGAGTTCTTCCGGGCCCCGACCGTCGCCGGGGTCGCCGCCTACCTGGCCAACGCCCGGCCCGCCCGCCCGGCGCTGCGGCCGGCCACCCCCCGCTGA
- a CDS encoding condensation domain-containing protein: MTGRNPVTRRQRLLCELVADLLRVSDVGLDDGFVALGGDSIIAMQLVSRARKAGLRITVGDVLSHRDMEALAEAATTVDRESAPVADDGVGPVAATPVMRWFRERGGGVDTYNQFAVLRTPPGLTETRLVSMVQALLDHHDVLRLRLSVPGGEKDWVLETLPAGTVDAAPAVRRIDAAGRLECDRAALVRQESDAARDRLRPREGNVLQAVWFDAGPDRRGELALVVHHLAVDSVSWRVLIADLAAAWRAVEEDAAVALEPVPTSFRRWSRLLGEQAHAQECVAELPYWLERLRPGAAGFGDRARVPGDDRESRDRCFTESLPAEFTEELLTTVPALFNADVNDILLAGLALAMGDWHRGRGTAGDGTALLHLEGHGREAALADVDLSRTVGWFTSMFPIRLELGEVDWADVDAAGPAVGTAVKRIKEQVRGIPDKGVRYGLLRYLNPRTGALLEQAARPEFVFNYLGRFAVSDDADWSVVPEYGTGLDDAGPGMPMAHSIEVNAATVDRADGPVLQATWTWAGGVVSEADTRELAETWFRMLRTLVAHARRPGAGGLTPSDLTLSSLSQRELEEIESDLRAV, encoded by the coding sequence GTGACCGGGCGGAATCCGGTCACCCGGCGCCAGCGCCTCCTGTGTGAACTGGTCGCCGACCTGCTTCGGGTGAGCGACGTGGGGCTCGACGACGGCTTCGTGGCGCTCGGCGGGGACAGCATCATCGCCATGCAGCTCGTCAGCCGGGCACGGAAAGCCGGTCTGCGGATCACCGTCGGTGACGTGCTGAGTCACCGCGACATGGAAGCACTGGCGGAGGCGGCCACCACGGTCGACCGGGAGTCGGCACCCGTCGCGGACGACGGGGTGGGGCCGGTCGCCGCCACGCCCGTCATGCGCTGGTTCCGGGAACGCGGCGGCGGGGTGGACACCTACAACCAGTTCGCGGTCCTGCGTACGCCTCCGGGGCTGACGGAGACCCGCCTGGTCTCGATGGTGCAGGCCCTGCTCGACCACCACGACGTCCTGCGCCTGCGGTTGTCCGTGCCCGGCGGCGAGAAGGACTGGGTGCTCGAGACCCTGCCGGCGGGCACGGTCGACGCAGCCCCGGCCGTCCGGCGGATCGACGCGGCGGGGCGCCTCGAGTGCGACCGGGCCGCGCTGGTCCGACAGGAGTCGGACGCGGCGCGCGACAGGCTCCGCCCGCGGGAGGGCAACGTCCTCCAGGCCGTGTGGTTCGACGCCGGACCGGATCGCCGGGGCGAGCTCGCGCTGGTCGTCCACCACCTGGCCGTCGACTCCGTCTCCTGGCGTGTCCTGATCGCCGACCTCGCGGCGGCCTGGCGAGCGGTCGAGGAAGACGCCGCCGTCGCCCTCGAACCGGTACCGACCTCGTTCCGCCGCTGGTCCCGGCTGCTCGGCGAGCAGGCGCACGCACAGGAGTGCGTCGCCGAACTCCCCTACTGGCTGGAACGGCTGCGCCCCGGCGCCGCCGGGTTCGGCGACCGGGCGAGGGTGCCCGGCGACGACCGGGAGAGCCGGGACCGCTGCTTCACCGAGTCCCTGCCGGCCGAGTTCACCGAGGAGTTGCTGACCACGGTGCCGGCGTTGTTCAACGCCGACGTCAACGACATCCTCCTCGCCGGTCTCGCACTGGCGATGGGGGACTGGCACCGCGGACGCGGCACGGCGGGCGACGGCACCGCGCTGCTGCACCTGGAGGGCCACGGCAGGGAGGCCGCGCTCGCGGACGTGGACCTCTCCCGGACCGTGGGCTGGTTCACCAGCATGTTCCCCATCAGGCTCGAACTGGGCGAGGTGGACTGGGCGGACGTGGACGCCGCCGGGCCCGCGGTGGGAACCGCGGTGAAGCGGATCAAGGAGCAGGTGCGCGGCATCCCCGACAAGGGGGTCCGGTACGGCCTCCTCCGCTACCTGAACCCGCGGACCGGCGCGCTGCTGGAACAGGCGGCCCGGCCGGAGTTCGTCTTCAACTACCTGGGCCGCTTCGCGGTCTCGGACGACGCCGACTGGTCGGTCGTACCGGAGTACGGGACCGGCCTGGACGACGCGGGGCCGGGCATGCCCATGGCCCACAGCATCGAGGTGAACGCGGCCACGGTGGACCGGGCGGACGGCCCGGTGCTGCAGGCCACCTGGACCTGGGCCGGCGGCGTCGTGTCCGAGGCGGACACGCGCGAGCTGGCGGAGACGTGGTTCCGGATGCTGCGGACCCTGGTCGCGCACGCCCGCCGACCCGGAGCGGGCGGACTCACCCCGTCCGACCTGACCCTGAGCTCGCTCAGCCAGCGCGAACTCGAAGAAATCGAATCCGACCTGCGGGCCGTCTGA
- a CDS encoding DegT/DnrJ/EryC1/StrS family aminotransferase yields the protein MTMQQPVRSAGDLAMFGGERAVPRGLRIRPWPMVTEEDEQAVRRVLRSGRFTSASSGEQEITGLEREWARHVGTEHCVAVSNGTAALSVALSAVGVGAGDEVVVPALSFIGSATAPLHLMAVPVFADVDPVTFNLDPAALEAAITPRTKAVVVVHLHGLPADLDRITAIAARHGIAVVEDAAQAHGARYRGRAVGSIGAVNTFSLNVSKNLATCGEGGLITTDDADVATKATMLRQFGELIAADGERSYVAHLLGWNCKPNAMQAAFTRSRLTRFPAEAAVREENVRRLLERLAAYPGFLVPTVPRDRTHAWHILRFRVDPAAFGLADEFAGPLRAVVQRALRAEGVPAAPYQLQPLPAQRVFTERRGFGAYPWALPGIAARPYRPEDFPATLRVLDDSFTLQKAHLHPESGPLLARYADGFEKVWQHRDALAAVAGTAAHTPHWERASRIADAEWSAAFGGR from the coding sequence ATGACGATGCAGCAGCCGGTCCGGTCGGCGGGCGACCTTGCGATGTTCGGCGGCGAACGGGCCGTGCCCAGGGGACTGCGGATCCGGCCCTGGCCGATGGTGACCGAGGAGGACGAGCAGGCGGTCCGCCGGGTGCTGCGGTCCGGCCGGTTCACCTCCGCCTCGTCGGGGGAGCAGGAGATCACGGGGCTGGAGCGGGAGTGGGCGCGGCATGTCGGTACGGAGCACTGCGTGGCGGTGAGCAACGGGACCGCGGCGCTGTCGGTCGCGCTGAGCGCCGTGGGCGTGGGAGCCGGCGACGAGGTCGTCGTGCCCGCCCTGAGCTTCATCGGCAGCGCCACCGCTCCGCTTCACCTCATGGCCGTGCCGGTTTTCGCGGACGTCGACCCCGTCACGTTCAATCTGGACCCCGCGGCGCTCGAAGCCGCGATCACCCCCCGTACCAAGGCGGTCGTCGTGGTCCACCTGCACGGTCTGCCCGCCGACCTGGACCGGATCACCGCGATCGCCGCCCGGCACGGGATCGCCGTGGTCGAGGACGCCGCGCAGGCGCACGGCGCCCGGTACCGGGGCCGGGCGGTGGGCTCGATCGGTGCCGTGAACACGTTCAGCCTCAACGTCAGCAAGAACCTCGCCACCTGCGGCGAGGGCGGTCTGATCACGACCGACGACGCGGACGTTGCGACGAAGGCGACCATGCTGCGGCAGTTCGGCGAACTCATCGCGGCCGACGGCGAACGCAGCTACGTCGCGCACCTGCTGGGCTGGAACTGCAAACCGAACGCGATGCAGGCGGCCTTCACCCGCAGCCGTCTCACGCGGTTCCCCGCCGAGGCGGCCGTCCGCGAGGAGAACGTCCGCCGGCTGCTGGAACGGCTGGCCGCGTACCCCGGCTTCCTGGTGCCGACGGTCCCCCGGGACCGCACTCACGCCTGGCACATCCTGCGTTTCCGGGTGGACCCCGCCGCCTTCGGGCTGGCCGACGAGTTCGCGGGTCCGCTGCGCGCCGTCGTGCAGCGGGCCCTGCGTGCCGAAGGGGTGCCCGCCGCGCCCTACCAACTCCAGCCGCTGCCCGCGCAGCGGGTGTTCACCGAACGGCGCGGGTTCGGCGCCTACCCGTGGGCGCTGCCCGGCATCGCGGCCCGCCCCTACCGTCCCGAGGACTTCCCCGCGACCCTGCGGGTCCTCGACGACTCCTTCACCCTCCAGAAGGCGCACCTGCACCCGGAGTCGGGACCGCTGCTCGCCAGGTACGCCGACGGGTTCGAGAAGGTCTGGCAGCACCGCGACGCGCTGGCCGCCGTCGCCGGGACGGCGGCCCACACGCCGCACTGGGAACGCGCCTCGCGGATCGCCGACGCCGAGTGGTCGGCGGCGTTCGGCGGTCGGTGA